GTGTATAAGAGACAGACCTAACACATACTCAATCAGTGAGCCACAGGCACTTTTTCCTCTTGAAACACCTGTAAATCAAACCAAAAAGTAGTACCTACCCCCACTTCACTCACTAAATTAACCTTAGTATGGTGTTTGTCCGCAATGTTTTTAACAATAGAAAGTCCTAATCCAGTGCCTTCAAGGGTATGAACCCGATTTTCTACCCGGAAAAAACGATCAAAAATCGCCTCTTGATCCTCTTTTGCAATACCAATGCCCGTGTCTGTTACCTCCACCCGCACATGGGATATTTCCTCAGGTTGTTCAGGATTATTTTTTACTCCATAAGCCTTAATGGTGATTTTACCCTGCTCAGGAGTAAATTTAAGGGCATTACCGACCAAATTAGTAAACACCTGCAACAATAAATCATAATGGCCCCATACCGAAGGTAATAAAGCCTCCACATCTCTTATCAACTCAATATTTTTATCTTTAGCATACAATTGATAAGTCCTTAAGGTTTGTTCGATGGGTTGTTCTAAATCAAGGGCTTGAAATTCATAACTTCTCGAAGATTCTAAACGAGATAAATCCAGAACATCATTCACTAAACGCGTTAATCTATCGGTTTCATGATTCGCCGTTTGTAAAAACTCAACTTTTTCATTTTCTGTTAAATCATCTCCATATTCTGCCAAAGTTTCAATAAAAGACTTAATATTAAACAAAGGAGTCCTTAACTCATGGGAAACATTACTAATAAATTGGCTCTTAGCTTCATTTAATTCTACCTCCCTGGTAATATCTTGAACCGTCATTACAATACCTTTCAAATTTTCTTGATTTTGGTCTAAAACTTGAGTAATGAGGATTCTAAAAGTATGGTGATTAGGTTCTCTTAAAGTAACCCTAAATTCGCCTCTTGTGGGGGAAATATGATAGTATTGCTCATCGTCGATATGTTCTTCTTCTACGGAAATATTTTTTAATGGTTTTTGTAGTTGTTGCCCTATTTCTGAGGGTAAAAAATCCAGTAAATATTTACCAATAATGTTTTTATCATCCCATCCAAACATTTTATTAGCTGTGGGATTGACCAACACTAACTTTAACTGAGAATCAAGAAGAATAGCCCCGTCAGCGATGGTGGAAACCAAGGTTTCTAATTTAGCTTTTTCGGCGGTTAATTCCTCAATATTTTGTTCTTCAAATTTTTCGAGCCTTTCTGCCATGTCATTGAAGCTAAGGATTAACTCCCCTAATTCTCCCCCTAGGGGTAAGTCAATTCTTTGTTTGAAGTTTCCTGCGGCGATATTTTTCACCCCCAACAGTAACTCCTTAATGGGTTGAGTAATAGTGAGGGCATTAAATACCCCTCCCAAAATTACCATGGCCCAAATGGAAATAAATACGGCGATGGTAACATCCCTTGTGAGGTTGGAGGAGGCTACGAGGGTAGGGTTAGGGTTAATACCGATGGCTAAAGTGCCTAGGGGTTGATTGTTATCTACTAAAGGAACAAATACATCGGTTACTTGTCCATCGGGGGTGATATGCTGACGTACCATGGGTAATTTTATGTCATGGTTATATTCTTCGGGAAGTTCTAATTTTCTTTGGATGGTGAGGGAGTTTTTAACTTCATTTTGGGAAAAGGGAATCCCGAAAAAAATATTACCCTCTTGGTCTGCGTAAAT
This genomic window from Cyanobacterium stanieri LEGE 03274 contains:
- the nblS gene encoding two-component system sensor histidine kinase NblS, encoding MQFLKEIIGRWWSEFTLQTKLMATATLVVSLVMSSLTFWAVNSIQQEAQINDTRFGRDLGLLLASNVAPLIAEDNLTEVARFSGRFYNSTSSVRYIIYADQEGNIFFGIPFSQNEVKNSLTIQRKLELPEEYNHDIKLPMVRQHITPDGQVTDVFVPLVDNNQPLGTLAIGINPNPTLVASSNLTRDVTIAVFISIWAMVILGGVFNALTITQPIKELLLGVKNIAAGNFKQRIDLPLGGELGELILSFNDMAERLEKFEEQNIEELTAEKAKLETLVSTIADGAILLDSQLKLVLVNPTANKMFGWDDKNIIGKYLLDFLPSEIGQQLQKPLKNISVEEEHIDDEQYYHISPTRGEFRVTLREPNHHTFRILITQVLDQNQENLKGIVMTVQDITREVELNEAKSQFISNVSHELRTPLFNIKSFIETLAEYGDDLTENEKVEFLQTANHETDRLTRLVNDVLDLSRLESSRSYEFQALDLEQPIEQTLRTYQLYAKDKNIELIRDVEALLPSVWGHYDLLLQVFTNLVGNALKFTPEQGKITIKAYGVKNNPEQPEEISHVRVEVTDTGIGIAKEDQEAIFDRFFRVENRVHTLEGTGLGLSIVKNIADKHHTKVNLVSEVGVGTTFWFDLQVFQEEKVPVAH